The proteins below are encoded in one region of Ostrea edulis chromosome 3, xbOstEdul1.1, whole genome shotgun sequence:
- the LOC125677038 gene encoding uncharacterized protein LOC125677038 isoform X1, translating into MAESWLDKVISRATSQYFYANETKTDVVNTVSDFKDLRPGREPYYFENGKRQHLLTLDGTIPVSYRGSVYNIPIVIWLLDTHPYQPPMVYVKPTSTMKLRTSTAVDSNGRVNLPYLRDWEYPQCDLLGLVHIMLIIFGEEPPVFSRRSTIWQACATPDRVQTDLSRENFQGQTKNMNEKEFMRFVKLLKLARDALERFFNEVFPAYELQSILSENEHRIKNGPSKLQTEQLSLLYPGRGKDVDLSLFGISTMYHFLRNYAEDLDPPSNGWGREPQIGQKKETDDVERIRIHRNRIIQMIEFDLDIEDFILKWEDLKQDIADTSLRTLWEYINNRILG; encoded by the exons ATGGCTGAAAGTTGGCTTGATAAAGTTATCTCTCGGGCAACTAGTCAG TACTTCTATGCAAATGAAACGAAAACGGATGTCGTTAACACTGTAAGCGATTTCAAAGACTTGAGACCTGGACGTGAGCCATACT ATTTCGAAAATGGGAAGAGACAGCATTTATTGACACTAGATGGCACCATCCCGGTATCTTACAGAG GGTCTGTTTACAACATACCTATCGTGATCTGGCTTCTGGACACCCATCCTTACCAGCCCCCCATGGTCTATGTAAAACCTACCAGTACAATGAAACTCAGGACCAGTACTGCTGTAGACTCCAACGGGAGAGTGAATTTACCGTATCTTAGAGATTGGGAGTAT CCCCAATGCGACCTCCTGGGGTTAGTCCATATCATGCTCATCATATTTGGCGAGGAGCCACCTGTGTTTTCTCGCAGATCTACAATATGGCAGGCATGTGCAACTCCAGACCGTGTCCAAACCGATTTGTCAAGGGaaaattttcaaggtcagacaaaaA atatgaatgaaaaagaaTTTATGCGTTTCGTAAAACTCCTCAAACTTGCCAGAGATGCTCTAGAAAGGTTCTTTAATGAAGTTTTCCCAGCATATGAACTGCAAAGCATATTGTCAGAAAACGAACATCGAATTAAAAATGGACCCTCGAAATTACAAACGGAGCAGTTGTCTTTACTTTATCCAG GTAGAGGAAAAGATGTTGACTTGAGTTTATTTGGAATATCGACCATGTACCACTTTCTAAGAAATTACGCAGAAGATCTTGACCCTCCTAGTAATGGATGGGGTAGAGAACCGCAGATTGGCCAAAAGAAAGAAACAGATGATGTTGAGAGAATCCGAATTCATAGAAATCGTATTATTCAGATGATAGAATTTGATCTTGATATCGAAGATTTTATCTTAAAATGGGAGGATCTCAAGCAG GATATTGCAGACACATCTCTAAGGACGTTATGGGAGTATATAAACAATAGAATTCTGGGATAA
- the LOC125677038 gene encoding uncharacterized protein LOC125677038 isoform X4 — protein MAESWLDKVISRATSQYFYANETKTDVVNTVSDFKDLRPGREPYYFENGKRQHLLTLDGTIPVSYRGSVYNIPIVIWLLDTHPYQPPMVYVKPTSTMKLRTSTAVDSNGRVNLPYLRDWEYPQCDLLGLVHIMLIIFGEEPPVFSRRSTIWQACATPDRVQTDLSRENFQDMNEKEFMRFVKLLKLARDALERFFNEVFPAYELQSILSENEHRIKNGPSKLQTEQLSLLYPGRGKDVDLSLFGISTMYHFLRNYAEDLDPPSNGWGREPQIGQKKETDDVERIRIHRNRIIQMIEFDLDIEDFILKWEDLKQAILRLSKGALLTEVEKLST, from the exons ATGGCTGAAAGTTGGCTTGATAAAGTTATCTCTCGGGCAACTAGTCAG TACTTCTATGCAAATGAAACGAAAACGGATGTCGTTAACACTGTAAGCGATTTCAAAGACTTGAGACCTGGACGTGAGCCATACT ATTTCGAAAATGGGAAGAGACAGCATTTATTGACACTAGATGGCACCATCCCGGTATCTTACAGAG GGTCTGTTTACAACATACCTATCGTGATCTGGCTTCTGGACACCCATCCTTACCAGCCCCCCATGGTCTATGTAAAACCTACCAGTACAATGAAACTCAGGACCAGTACTGCTGTAGACTCCAACGGGAGAGTGAATTTACCGTATCTTAGAGATTGGGAGTAT CCCCAATGCGACCTCCTGGGGTTAGTCCATATCATGCTCATCATATTTGGCGAGGAGCCACCTGTGTTTTCTCGCAGATCTACAATATGGCAGGCATGTGCAACTCCAGACCGTGTCCAAACCGATTTGTCAAGGGaaaattttcaag atatgaatgaaaaagaaTTTATGCGTTTCGTAAAACTCCTCAAACTTGCCAGAGATGCTCTAGAAAGGTTCTTTAATGAAGTTTTCCCAGCATATGAACTGCAAAGCATATTGTCAGAAAACGAACATCGAATTAAAAATGGACCCTCGAAATTACAAACGGAGCAGTTGTCTTTACTTTATCCAG GTAGAGGAAAAGATGTTGACTTGAGTTTATTTGGAATATCGACCATGTACCACTTTCTAAGAAATTACGCAGAAGATCTTGACCCTCCTAGTAATGGATGGGGTAGAGAACCGCAGATTGGCCAAAAGAAAGAAACAGATGATGTTGAGAGAATCCGAATTCATAGAAATCGTATTATTCAGATGATAGAATTTGATCTTGATATCGAAGATTTTATCTTAAAATGGGAGGATCTCAAGCAG GCAATCCTAAGACTAAGTAAAGGAGCCCTCTTGACTGAAGTAGAAAAGCTTTCAACATAG
- the LOC125677038 gene encoding uncharacterized protein LOC125677038 isoform X3 translates to MAESWLDKVISRATSQYFYANETKTDVVNTVSDFKDLRPGREPYYFENGKRQHLLTLDGTIPVSYRGSVYNIPIVIWLLDTHPYQPPMVYVKPTSTMKLRTSTAVDSNGRVNLPYLRDWEYPQCDLLGLVHIMLIIFGEEPPVFSRRSTIWQACATPDRVQTDLSRENFQDMNEKEFMRFVKLLKLARDALERFFNEVFPAYELQSILSENEHRIKNGPSKLQTEQLSLLYPGRGKDVDLSLFGISTMYHFLRNYAEDLDPPSNGWGREPQIGQKKETDDVERIRIHRNRIIQMIEFDLDIEDFILKWEDLKQDIADTSLRTLWEYINNRILG, encoded by the exons ATGGCTGAAAGTTGGCTTGATAAAGTTATCTCTCGGGCAACTAGTCAG TACTTCTATGCAAATGAAACGAAAACGGATGTCGTTAACACTGTAAGCGATTTCAAAGACTTGAGACCTGGACGTGAGCCATACT ATTTCGAAAATGGGAAGAGACAGCATTTATTGACACTAGATGGCACCATCCCGGTATCTTACAGAG GGTCTGTTTACAACATACCTATCGTGATCTGGCTTCTGGACACCCATCCTTACCAGCCCCCCATGGTCTATGTAAAACCTACCAGTACAATGAAACTCAGGACCAGTACTGCTGTAGACTCCAACGGGAGAGTGAATTTACCGTATCTTAGAGATTGGGAGTAT CCCCAATGCGACCTCCTGGGGTTAGTCCATATCATGCTCATCATATTTGGCGAGGAGCCACCTGTGTTTTCTCGCAGATCTACAATATGGCAGGCATGTGCAACTCCAGACCGTGTCCAAACCGATTTGTCAAGGGaaaattttcaag atatgaatgaaaaagaaTTTATGCGTTTCGTAAAACTCCTCAAACTTGCCAGAGATGCTCTAGAAAGGTTCTTTAATGAAGTTTTCCCAGCATATGAACTGCAAAGCATATTGTCAGAAAACGAACATCGAATTAAAAATGGACCCTCGAAATTACAAACGGAGCAGTTGTCTTTACTTTATCCAG GTAGAGGAAAAGATGTTGACTTGAGTTTATTTGGAATATCGACCATGTACCACTTTCTAAGAAATTACGCAGAAGATCTTGACCCTCCTAGTAATGGATGGGGTAGAGAACCGCAGATTGGCCAAAAGAAAGAAACAGATGATGTTGAGAGAATCCGAATTCATAGAAATCGTATTATTCAGATGATAGAATTTGATCTTGATATCGAAGATTTTATCTTAAAATGGGAGGATCTCAAGCAG GATATTGCAGACACATCTCTAAGGACGTTATGGGAGTATATAAACAATAGAATTCTGGGATAA
- the LOC125677038 gene encoding uncharacterized protein LOC125677038 isoform X2 produces MAESWLDKVISRATSQYFYANETKTDVVNTVSDFKDLRPGREPYYFENGKRQHLLTLDGTIPVSYRGSVYNIPIVIWLLDTHPYQPPMVYVKPTSTMKLRTSTAVDSNGRVNLPYLRDWEYPQCDLLGLVHIMLIIFGEEPPVFSRRSTIWQACATPDRVQTDLSRENFQGQTKNMNEKEFMRFVKLLKLARDALERFFNEVFPAYELQSILSENEHRIKNGPSKLQTEQLSLLYPGRGKDVDLSLFGISTMYHFLRNYAEDLDPPSNGWGREPQIGQKKETDDVERIRIHRNRIIQMIEFDLDIEDFILKWEDLKQAILRLSKGALLTEVEKLST; encoded by the exons ATGGCTGAAAGTTGGCTTGATAAAGTTATCTCTCGGGCAACTAGTCAG TACTTCTATGCAAATGAAACGAAAACGGATGTCGTTAACACTGTAAGCGATTTCAAAGACTTGAGACCTGGACGTGAGCCATACT ATTTCGAAAATGGGAAGAGACAGCATTTATTGACACTAGATGGCACCATCCCGGTATCTTACAGAG GGTCTGTTTACAACATACCTATCGTGATCTGGCTTCTGGACACCCATCCTTACCAGCCCCCCATGGTCTATGTAAAACCTACCAGTACAATGAAACTCAGGACCAGTACTGCTGTAGACTCCAACGGGAGAGTGAATTTACCGTATCTTAGAGATTGGGAGTAT CCCCAATGCGACCTCCTGGGGTTAGTCCATATCATGCTCATCATATTTGGCGAGGAGCCACCTGTGTTTTCTCGCAGATCTACAATATGGCAGGCATGTGCAACTCCAGACCGTGTCCAAACCGATTTGTCAAGGGaaaattttcaaggtcagacaaaaA atatgaatgaaaaagaaTTTATGCGTTTCGTAAAACTCCTCAAACTTGCCAGAGATGCTCTAGAAAGGTTCTTTAATGAAGTTTTCCCAGCATATGAACTGCAAAGCATATTGTCAGAAAACGAACATCGAATTAAAAATGGACCCTCGAAATTACAAACGGAGCAGTTGTCTTTACTTTATCCAG GTAGAGGAAAAGATGTTGACTTGAGTTTATTTGGAATATCGACCATGTACCACTTTCTAAGAAATTACGCAGAAGATCTTGACCCTCCTAGTAATGGATGGGGTAGAGAACCGCAGATTGGCCAAAAGAAAGAAACAGATGATGTTGAGAGAATCCGAATTCATAGAAATCGTATTATTCAGATGATAGAATTTGATCTTGATATCGAAGATTTTATCTTAAAATGGGAGGATCTCAAGCAG GCAATCCTAAGACTAAGTAAAGGAGCCCTCTTGACTGAAGTAGAAAAGCTTTCAACATAG